One window from the genome of Anaerococcus sp. Marseille-Q7828 encodes:
- a CDS encoding MMPL family transporter codes for MKRIANYISHHAKLVLLIMTLLLIPSWIGYKNTGVNYDILSYLPSDLESTQGQEILDKDFKNAATGMLILKGSDHDADKLKKEILEIDGVEDVISKSSIVGDTVPNDFLPEDIRDAFYAEDSTLLMIKFEESSSSFKTMEAIDQIKAIESKEKYLSGMSSLVKDTKELIDHETPIYVGLAVALALVVLSLANESTIIPFLFMLNIGYAILYNFGTNIFLGEISYITKAIAAVLQLAVTTDYSIFLYHRYVEKKKTTENNEDAMAKAIQSTVASIFASSLTTFAGFLVLLLMRLTLGRDIGLVMSKGVLLGLISTVVVLPPMLLLSEKLVNRFNHKVLLPEFDKTSNFTLKYRKTLFIVFLALFIPAVYGSNHTDLYYNLDRSLPQDLDSIVALNKMKKDYDMASTHFIVVKEDLSKQSINNMVEELEDVDGVNNVLSVNSATGLTLPSSVLPDKLQDNFVKNGYQMIMLNSKYQTASPEVNKQISEIKKIVKAHDPDGYLTGEAVLTKDLTEISDRDFKMVNIASIAVVFVIIAIVFKSFAIPVILIAAIELAIFINMGIPFYTGKTIPFITSIIIGVVQLGSTIDYSILMTDRFLFEYKKRKDKNEALAVATKETAKSIVTSALSFFAATIGVGIYSKMEIVSTICIFLARGAIISMLVIIIFLPAIISITFPFIKKTTKGLN; via the coding sequence ATGAAAAGAATTGCAAATTATATTTCACATCATGCAAAGTTAGTCCTCTTGATAATGACATTGTTGCTTATCCCATCATGGATAGGCTACAAAAACACTGGTGTGAACTACGACATTCTCTCCTACTTGCCAAGTGACCTTGAGTCTACCCAAGGCCAAGAAATTCTAGATAAAGATTTTAAAAATGCTGCTACTGGCATGTTGATCCTAAAGGGGTCCGACCACGATGCAGATAAGCTTAAGAAAGAAATTCTAGAAATTGATGGTGTTGAGGATGTCATTTCAAAATCCTCTATTGTGGGGGATACAGTACCAAATGATTTTTTGCCTGAGGATATAAGAGATGCCTTTTATGCAGAAGATTCGACTCTTTTGATGATCAAATTCGAGGAATCATCATCTTCATTTAAGACTATGGAGGCCATTGACCAAATCAAGGCTATTGAATCAAAGGAAAAATACCTATCTGGTATGTCTTCATTAGTAAAAGATACTAAGGAATTGATCGACCACGAAACTCCTATATATGTAGGGTTGGCAGTTGCTCTTGCCCTTGTTGTTTTAAGTTTGGCAAATGAATCAACTATCATACCTTTCCTATTTATGTTAAATATCGGCTATGCTATATTGTATAACTTTGGTACAAACATATTTTTGGGAGAGATTTCATATATTACAAAGGCAATTGCAGCAGTATTGCAACTAGCTGTAACCACAGACTATTCAATATTCCTTTACCACAGATATGTCGAAAAGAAAAAGACTACAGAAAATAATGAAGATGCCATGGCAAAGGCAATACAATCAACTGTTGCATCAATATTTGCATCTTCTCTTACTACCTTTGCAGGATTCTTAGTCTTGCTTTTGATGAGACTTACTCTTGGTCGTGACATTGGTCTTGTAATGAGTAAGGGTGTGCTTTTGGGACTAATATCAACAGTAGTAGTACTTCCACCAATGCTATTGCTATCAGAAAAATTGGTCAACAGATTTAACCACAAGGTCCTATTGCCAGAATTTGATAAGACTTCAAACTTTACCTTAAAGTACAGAAAAACATTATTTATAGTTTTCTTAGCCTTATTTATACCTGCAGTATATGGTTCAAATCATACCGACCTTTATTACAACTTAGACAGATCCTTGCCACAAGATTTGGATTCTATAGTAGCCTTAAACAAGATGAAAAAAGACTACGATATGGCTTCAACTCACTTTATAGTAGTAAAAGAAGACCTAAGCAAGCAATCTATCAACAACATGGTTGAAGAGCTGGAAGATGTCGATGGTGTGAACAACGTCCTTAGCGTAAACTCTGCTACAGGCTTAACTCTACCATCAAGTGTCTTGCCAGATAAGTTACAAGACAACTTTGTGAAAAATGGCTACCAGATGATTATGCTAAACTCCAAATACCAAACAGCTTCACCAGAGGTAAATAAGCAAATAAGTGAGATTAAAAAGATTGTAAAAGCTCACGATCCTGATGGATATTTGACAGGCGAAGCAGTCCTAACTAAGGATCTGACAGAAATATCTGACCGAGACTTCAAGATGGTAAATATTGCATCAATTGCAGTTGTATTTGTCATAATAGCCATAGTATTTAAGTCATTTGCCATACCAGTTATACTAATAGCAGCCATAGAACTTGCCATATTTATAAACATGGGAATTCCTTTCTACACAGGAAAGACAATACCATTTATAACATCAATCATAATTGGTGTAGTACAACTTGGTTCAACAATCGACTATTCAATATTAATGACAGACAGGTTCTTGTTTGAATACAAAAAAAGAAAAGATAAGAACGAGGCCCTAGCTGTTGCAACAAAAGAGACAGCAAAATCAATAGTAACATCTGCCCTATCATTTTTTGCGGCAACTATCGGCGTAGGTATATATTCAAAAATGGAAATAGTATCAACTATATGTATATTTTTGGCAAGAGGAGCTATAATTTCAATGCTTGTAATTATAATCTTCCTACCAGCAATCATTAGTATTACATTCCCATTTATCAAAAAGACTACTAAAGGCTTAAACTAG
- a CDS encoding ATPase V, translated as MADDILLKIKEAEENASLSVSNAKDQATQMVKDAKDQANAEYKRIISEANAKKAKLIEDANKKAQLDKEPILEKAKASSKSIIDNQTSDIDQLISELTERIIRDGNS; from the coding sequence ATGGCAGACGATATATTACTTAAGATCAAAGAAGCTGAAGAAAATGCAAGCTTAAGTGTCAGCAATGCCAAAGATCAAGCAACGCAAATGGTAAAAGATGCCAAAGATCAGGCAAATGCTGAATACAAGAGAATAATCTCTGAAGCCAATGCAAAAAAAGCCAAATTGATTGAAGATGCAAATAAAAAAGCTCAACTAGACAAAGAGCCTATACTAGAAAAGGCCAAGGCTAGTTCCAAAAGTATTATTGACAATCAAACTAGTGATATAGATCAATTAATAAGTGAGCTTACAGAAAGGATAATTAGAGATGGCAATAGTTAA